In the genome of Pseudomonas sp. LBUM920, one region contains:
- the flhB gene encoding flagellar biosynthesis protein FlhB produces MAESESGQDKTEDPTEKRKKDSREKGEIARSKELNTLAVMLAGSGGLLIYGGGLALDMMELMKLNFSLPREVLLSPGAMGQYLLHSGKIAILAVQPVLITLLLAALIGPVSLGGWLFAAGSMAPKFSRMNPGPGLKRMFSTKALVELLKALAKFILILFVALTVLSSDIDDLLRIAHEPLESAIIHSVQVVGWSALWMACGLIIIAAVDAPIQLWESHKKLLMTKQEVRDEHKDQEGRPEVKQRIRQLQREMSQRKMMAAVPDADVVITNPTHYAVALKYDPEKGGAPMLLAKGSDFTALKIREIAVANDILLLESPELARSIFYSTDLDQEIPAGLYLAVAQVLAYVYQIRQYRAGKGKRPDPLKDLPIPPDLRRDS; encoded by the coding sequence ATGGCCGAGAGCGAGAGTGGTCAGGACAAAACAGAAGACCCCACGGAGAAACGCAAAAAGGACTCCAGGGAAAAGGGTGAGATTGCGCGCTCCAAAGAGCTCAATACCCTTGCAGTGATGCTGGCGGGCTCCGGTGGCCTGCTGATTTACGGCGGCGGGCTGGCGCTGGACATGATGGAGCTGATGAAGCTCAACTTCTCCTTGCCGCGTGAAGTGCTGCTCAGCCCCGGCGCCATGGGCCAGTACCTGCTGCACTCGGGCAAGATCGCGATTCTGGCGGTGCAGCCGGTGCTCATCACCTTGTTGCTGGCGGCGTTGATCGGGCCGGTGTCCCTCGGTGGCTGGCTGTTTGCTGCCGGCAGCATGGCGCCCAAGTTCAGCCGCATGAACCCCGGGCCTGGGCTCAAGCGCATGTTTTCCACCAAGGCGCTGGTGGAACTGCTCAAGGCGTTGGCCAAATTCATCCTGATTCTGTTTGTGGCGCTGACGGTGTTGTCGTCCGACATCGACGACTTGCTGCGCATCGCCCATGAGCCGCTGGAGTCGGCGATCATCCACAGCGTGCAGGTGGTGGGCTGGAGCGCGCTGTGGATGGCCTGCGGGCTGATCATCATTGCGGCGGTGGATGCGCCGATCCAGCTGTGGGAAAGCCACAAGAAACTGCTGATGACCAAGCAGGAAGTGCGCGACGAGCACAAGGACCAGGAAGGTCGCCCTGAGGTCAAGCAGCGCATTCGCCAGCTGCAGCGCGAAATGTCCCAACGCAAGATGATGGCCGCGGTGCCGGATGCCGATGTCGTCATCACCAACCCGACTCACTACGCCGTAGCCCTCAAGTACGACCCGGAGAAAGGCGGCGCGCCGATGCTGTTGGCCAAGGGCAGCGACTTTACGGCGCTGAAAATCCGCGAAATTGCCGTGGCCAACGACATCCTGTTGCTGGAGTCGCCGGAATTGGCGCGGTCGATCTTCTACTCCACCGACCTCGACCAGGAAATTCCGGCGGGCTTGTACCTGGCCGTGGCGCAGGTGTTGGCCTATGTCTATCAGATCCGCCAATACCGCGCGGGCAAGGGCAAGCGGCCTGACCCGCTCAAGGATCTGCCGATCCCGCCGGATTTGCGCCGCGATTCCTGA
- the fliR gene encoding flagellar biosynthetic protein FliR, translating to MQSVLALTDTQISTWVASFILPMFRVTAVLMTMPVFGTTLVPRRIRLYFAFAITVVIVPGLPPMPPVNALDLSALLLIAEQILIGALLGFSLTLFFQAFVIAGQIISIQMGMGFASMVDPTNGVSVAVIGQFLTMLVTLLFLAMNGHLVVFEVMTESFTTLPVGSGLVVSHFWELVGRLSWVLGASLLLVLPAITALLVVNIAFGVMTRAAPQLNIFSIGFPLTLVLGMGIFWIGMADILNQYQPLATDALQFLRDLARAR from the coding sequence ATGCAATCTGTGCTGGCACTGACCGACACCCAGATCAGCACCTGGGTGGCGTCTTTCATCTTGCCGATGTTCCGCGTCACGGCGGTGCTGATGACCATGCCGGTGTTCGGCACCACCCTGGTTCCGCGGCGTATCCGCCTGTATTTCGCCTTTGCCATTACCGTCGTGATCGTGCCCGGCCTGCCGCCGATGCCGCCGGTGAATGCCCTCGATCTCAGTGCGTTGTTGCTGATTGCCGAGCAGATATTGATTGGCGCGCTGCTGGGCTTTTCGCTGACATTGTTCTTCCAGGCGTTTGTGATCGCCGGGCAAATCATCTCGATCCAGATGGGCATGGGCTTTGCGTCCATGGTCGACCCCACCAACGGCGTGTCGGTGGCGGTAATCGGGCAATTCCTGACCATGCTGGTGACCTTGCTGTTCCTGGCGATGAACGGCCACCTGGTGGTGTTTGAGGTCATGACCGAAAGCTTCACCACTTTGCCGGTGGGCTCGGGGTTGGTGGTCAGTCACTTCTGGGAACTGGTGGGGCGCCTGAGCTGGGTGTTGGGCGCGTCGCTGTTGCTGGTGTTGCCGGCGATCACCGCGCTGTTGGTGGTCAACATCGCGTTCGGCGTAATGACGCGCGCGGCGCCGCAACTGAACATTTTCTCGATTGGTTTCCCGCTGACCCTGGTGCTGGGTATGGGGATTTTCTGGATCGGCATGGCCGACATTCTCAATCAGTATCAACCGCTGGCGACCGACGCCCTGCAGTTCTTACGTGATCTGGCACGGGCACGTTGA
- the fliQ gene encoding flagellar biosynthesis protein FliQ, which produces MTPEVAVDLFREALWLTTMMVAVLVVPSLLVGLLVAMFQAATQINEQTLSFLPRLLVMLITLIVAGPWLVQTFMEYILQLYGSIPQLIG; this is translated from the coding sequence ATGACCCCAGAAGTAGCGGTCGACCTGTTCCGTGAAGCGCTGTGGCTGACCACCATGATGGTCGCCGTGCTGGTGGTGCCGAGCCTGTTGGTCGGCCTGCTGGTGGCGATGTTCCAGGCCGCGACCCAGATCAACGAACAAACCTTGAGCTTCCTCCCGCGGTTGCTGGTGATGCTGATCACCTTGATCGTCGCCGGCCCGTGGCTGGTGCAAACCTTCATGGAATACATCCTGCAGCTGTACGGCAGTATTCCGCAGTTGATCGGCTGA
- the fliP gene encoding flagellar type III secretion system pore protein FliP (The bacterial flagellar biogenesis protein FliP forms a type III secretion system (T3SS)-type pore required for flagellar assembly.) yields MRVLLTLMLLLAAPLAFAADPLSIPAITLGTNAAGAQEYSVSLQILLIMTALSFIPAFVMLMTSFTRIIIVFSILRQALGLQQTPSNQILTGMALFLTLFIMAPVFDKVNQQALQPYLAEKLSAQDAIDKAQGPIKDFMLSQTRSSDLELFMRLSKRTDIATPDQAPLTILVPAFVTSELKTAFQIGFMIFIPFLIIDLVVASVLMAMGMMMLSPLIISLPFKIMLFVLVDGWALIIGTLASSFGGV; encoded by the coding sequence ATGCGCGTTTTATTGACGCTCATGCTGTTGCTGGCCGCGCCACTGGCGTTTGCGGCCGACCCGTTGTCGATCCCGGCAATCACGCTGGGCACCAACGCCGCCGGCGCTCAGGAATACTCGGTCAGCCTGCAGATCCTGCTGATCATGACTGCGCTGAGTTTTATCCCGGCGTTTGTCATGCTGATGACCAGCTTTACGCGGATCATCATCGTCTTTTCGATTTTGCGTCAGGCCCTGGGCCTGCAGCAGACGCCGTCGAACCAGATCCTCACCGGCATGGCCTTGTTTTTGACGCTGTTCATCATGGCGCCGGTGTTCGACAAGGTGAACCAGCAAGCCCTGCAACCCTATCTGGCGGAAAAACTCAGCGCCCAGGATGCGATCGACAAGGCCCAGGGCCCGATCAAGGACTTCATGCTGTCGCAAACCCGCTCCAGCGACCTTGAGCTGTTCATGCGCTTGTCCAAGCGCACCGACATCGCCACGCCGGATCAGGCGCCGCTGACCATCCTGGTGCCGGCGTTTGTCACTTCCGAGCTCAAGACCGCGTTCCAGATTGGCTTCATGATCTTCATCCCGTTCCTGATCATCGACCTGGTGGTGGCGAGCGTGCTGATGGCCATGGGCATGATGATGCTCTCGCCACTGATTATTTCGTTGCCATTCAAGATCATGCTGTTTGTGCTGGTGGACGGCTGGGCGCTGATTATCGGCACGCTGGCCAGCAGTTTCGGCGGAGTGTAG
- the fliO gene encoding flagellar biosynthetic protein FliO has translation MKYSMAGLFLALPLSALAAEPVAQAAAAAPVVSSGIGGQLTQLVLGLLLVVGLIFVLAWLMRRVQRIGPGNGQVIEMIGSRALGPRDRLVLVQVGEEQILLGITPGRITPLHVLKSPVEVAKTEAATPEFAQRLMELLGKDQKDKK, from the coding sequence ATGAAGTATTCGATGGCGGGACTGTTTCTGGCGCTGCCATTGAGCGCCCTGGCGGCTGAGCCGGTTGCTCAAGCGGCGGCTGCGGCCCCCGTGGTCAGCAGCGGCATCGGCGGGCAATTGACCCAGTTGGTGCTGGGCCTGTTGCTGGTGGTCGGTCTGATTTTCGTGCTGGCCTGGTTGATGCGCCGCGTGCAGCGTATCGGCCCGGGCAATGGCCAGGTCATCGAGATGATCGGCTCGCGCGCCCTCGGCCCGCGTGATCGTCTGGTGCTGGTGCAAGTCGGCGAAGAGCAGATTCTGCTCGGCATCACGCCTGGCCGTATCACCCCGTTGCATGTGCTCAAGTCGCCGGTGGAAGTGGCCAAGACCGAGGCCGCCACGCCAGAATTCGCCCAGCGCCTGATGGAGTTGCTGGGCAAGGATCAGAAGGATAAGAAGTAA
- the fliN gene encoding flagellar motor switch protein FliN, translated as MATEHENTSAEDQALADEWAAALEETGDVGQDDIDALLAADAATAPAGKRLPMEEFGSVPKNNDPVTLDGPNLDVILDIPVSISMEVGSTEINIRNLLQLNQGSVIELDRLAGEPLDVLVNGTLIAHGEVVVVNEKFGIRLTDVISPSERIKKLR; from the coding sequence ATGGCTACCGAACACGAAAACACTTCCGCCGAAGACCAGGCCCTGGCTGACGAGTGGGCTGCAGCGCTGGAAGAAACCGGCGATGTCGGCCAGGACGATATCGACGCGCTGCTGGCCGCCGACGCTGCCACCGCGCCGGCCGGCAAGCGCCTGCCAATGGAAGAATTCGGCAGCGTGCCGAAGAACAACGACCCGGTGACCCTCGACGGTCCGAACCTGGATGTGATCCTCGACATCCCGGTGTCGATTTCCATGGAAGTGGGCAGCACCGAAATCAACATCCGCAACCTGTTGCAGCTCAACCAGGGTTCAGTGATCGAACTTGACCGCCTGGCCGGTGAGCCGCTGGACGTGCTGGTCAACGGCACCCTGATCGCCCACGGCGAAGTGGTGGTGGTCAACGAGAAGTTCGGCATCCGCCTGACGGACGTGATCAGCCCAAGCGAACGCATCAAGAAGTTGCGCTGA
- the fliM gene encoding flagellar motor switch protein FliM codes for MAVQDLLSQDEIDALLHGVDDGLVQTEMAAEPGSVKSYDLTSQDRIVRGRMPTLEMINERFARYTRISMFNMLRRSADVAVGGVQVMKFGEYVHSLYVPTSLNLVKIKPLRGTALFILDAKLVFKLVDNFFGGDGRHAKIEGREFTPTELRVVRMVLEQAFIDLKEAWQAIMEVNFEYINSEVNPAMANIVGPSEAIVVSTFHIELDGGGGDLHVTMPYSMIEPVREMLDAGFQSDLDDQDERWVKALREDLLDVDVPLSATVARRQLRLRDILHMQPGDVIPVELPEELIMRANGVPSFKVKLGSHKGNLALQVIEPINRR; via the coding sequence ATGGCCGTGCAAGACCTGCTGTCCCAGGATGAAATCGATGCGCTGTTGCATGGCGTTGACGATGGTCTGGTACAGACCGAAATGGCTGCCGAACCCGGCAGCGTCAAAAGTTATGACCTCACCAGCCAGGATCGCATCGTCCGTGGACGCATGCCGACGCTGGAAATGATCAACGAACGTTTCGCCCGCTACACCCGTATCAGCATGTTCAACATGCTGCGCCGTTCGGCGGACGTGGCGGTGGGCGGCGTGCAGGTGATGAAGTTCGGCGAGTACGTGCACTCGCTGTACGTGCCCACCAGCCTCAACCTGGTCAAGATCAAGCCGTTGCGCGGCACCGCGTTGTTCATCCTCGACGCCAAGCTGGTGTTCAAGCTGGTGGACAACTTCTTCGGCGGCGACGGCCGTCACGCCAAGATCGAAGGCCGTGAATTCACCCCGACCGAATTGCGTGTAGTGCGCATGGTGCTCGAGCAAGCCTTCATCGACTTGAAGGAAGCCTGGCAGGCGATCATGGAAGTCAACTTCGAGTACATCAACTCGGAAGTGAACCCGGCCATGGCCAACATCGTCGGCCCCAGCGAAGCCATTGTGGTCTCCACCTTCCACATCGAACTCGATGGCGGCGGCGGCGACCTGCACGTGACCATGCCGTACTCGATGATCGAGCCGGTGCGCGAAATGCTCGATGCCGGTTTCCAGTCCGACCTGGACGACCAGGACGAGCGTTGGGTCAAGGCCCTGCGCGAAGACCTGCTCGACGTCGACGTACCTCTGAGCGCCACTGTGGCCCGTCGCCAGCTACGTCTGCGGGATATTTTGCACATGCAGCCGGGGGACGTGATTCCCGTGGAATTGCCGGAAGAACTGATCATGCGTGCCAACGGCGTGCCGTCGTTCAAGGTCAAGCTGGGTTCGCACAAAGGCAACCTGGCGTTGCAAGTGATCGAACCGATCAACCGCCGCTGA
- the fliL gene encoding flagellar basal body-associated protein FliL produces MAKSDDAATPPAGKGKLKLILLIVLGLLLAIGASIGGTWFIMHSSASKPAPAAETASNVKQPAIFEPMLPAFVANFNQNGRQRYLQVSITLLARNQADLDALKVHMPVIRNNLVMLFSGQSFDSLATPVGQEMLRQKVTASVQEVAQKELGKVVVEQALFTNFVLQ; encoded by the coding sequence ATGGCGAAGAGCGACGACGCAGCAACTCCCCCCGCAGGCAAAGGCAAGCTCAAGCTGATCCTGCTGATCGTGCTGGGCCTGCTCCTGGCCATCGGCGCCTCGATTGGCGGCACCTGGTTCATCATGCACAGCAGTGCAAGCAAGCCGGCACCCGCCGCCGAAACCGCCAGTAACGTCAAGCAACCGGCAATCTTCGAACCGATGCTGCCGGCCTTTGTTGCCAACTTCAATCAGAACGGCCGTCAACGCTACCTGCAGGTGAGCATCACCTTGCTGGCGCGTAACCAGGCGGACCTGGATGCGCTCAAAGTGCACATGCCGGTGATCCGCAACAACCTGGTGATGCTGTTCTCCGGGCAGAGCTTCGACAGCCTGGCGACCCCGGTCGGCCAGGAAATGCTGCGCCAGAAGGTCACTGCCAGCGTGCAGGAAGTGGCCCAGAAAGAGCTCGGCAAAGTCGTGGTCGAGCAGGCGCTCTTCACTAACTTCGTATTGCAGTAG
- a CDS encoding flagellar hook-length control protein FliK yields MPVAPNSLLQAAAAAKPQAPAATPSVAAADPRGKGPGFAQVFANQSPKPTLKSDDAPAKVTRDKPSDTPSRPAAGNDKPAASKPAVADSGNPLPAKPPAKSDDSASNEDDKTADPAVAQQPPVDPVVDPAVVAAVTPVPVPVPVPVETPAPVAAKDDKAQPVVTPAVAATDDAKQPAFDPEADPLDAMPAVRLAMEQGGHVSASSQTPQKTAPTTTQDQPTAAQSFAAGLATMVDQQATKDSTDQGGDKAFSGLIEGGLKDLKDASSDTRVDDFANRLAALTQAATPKTANALPPVANAPLAMHQSGWTEEVVNRVMYLSSANLKSAEIQLQPAELGRLDIKVNMTADQQAQVTFMSGHAVVREALESQSGRLREMFAQQGMGQVDVNVSDQSRGWQGQGQDQQQQNQARGVSGSGGRGDGGDAGDHAEVAAAVAPVTQTVIGSSAVDYYA; encoded by the coding sequence ATGCCAGTCGCCCCCAATTCGCTTCTTCAGGCTGCCGCTGCGGCCAAGCCTCAAGCGCCGGCTGCCACCCCCTCGGTAGCGGCTGCGGACCCACGAGGCAAGGGCCCTGGCTTCGCGCAAGTGTTTGCAAACCAAAGCCCGAAACCGACGCTCAAGAGCGACGATGCCCCGGCCAAAGTCACGCGTGACAAGCCCTCGGACACCCCATCCAGGCCGGCTGCAGGCAACGATAAGCCTGCCGCCAGCAAGCCGGCCGTTGCCGATAGCGGCAATCCCTTGCCTGCCAAGCCGCCGGCCAAATCCGACGACAGCGCCAGCAATGAAGACGACAAAACCGCCGACCCGGCGGTGGCGCAGCAGCCTCCGGTTGATCCCGTGGTTGACCCGGCAGTGGTTGCCGCGGTCACACCGGTCCCCGTGCCGGTGCCGGTGCCGGTGGAAACGCCGGCACCTGTAGCCGCCAAGGACGACAAGGCCCAGCCAGTCGTCACGCCCGCTGTGGCAGCCACCGATGACGCCAAACAGCCGGCTTTCGACCCGGAGGCGGATCCGCTGGACGCGATGCCTGCCGTGCGCCTGGCGATGGAGCAGGGCGGTCACGTCTCGGCCAGTAGCCAGACGCCGCAGAAAACCGCACCGACCACCACGCAGGATCAGCCGACCGCTGCGCAGAGCTTTGCTGCGGGCCTGGCGACTATGGTCGATCAGCAAGCCACCAAGGACAGCACCGACCAGGGCGGCGACAAAGCCTTCAGCGGGCTGATCGAAGGTGGCCTCAAGGATTTGAAAGACGCCAGCAGCGACACCCGCGTGGATGATTTCGCCAACCGCCTCGCTGCACTGACCCAGGCCGCCACGCCGAAAACCGCGAATGCCTTGCCACCGGTTGCGAATGCGCCGCTGGCCATGCACCAGAGCGGCTGGACCGAGGAGGTGGTTAACCGCGTGATGTACCTGTCCAGTGCCAACCTCAAGTCGGCAGAAATTCAATTGCAGCCGGCAGAGTTGGGGCGCCTGGACATCAAGGTCAACATGACCGCGGACCAGCAGGCCCAAGTCACGTTCATGAGCGGTCACGCCGTGGTGCGTGAAGCACTGGAAAGCCAGTCCGGCCGTCTGCGCGAGATGTTTGCCCAGCAAGGCATGGGGCAGGTCGACGTCAACGTCTCGGATCAGTCGCGTGGGTGGCAGGGACAGGGCCAGGATCAACAGCAGCAGAACCAGGCGCGCGGCGTGAGTGGCAGCGGCGGGCGGGGTGATGGCGGGGATGCCGGTGATCACGCTGAGGTGGCGGCAGCGGTCGCGCCAGTGACCCAGACAGTGATCGGCTCCAGCGCCGTTGATTACTACGCCTGA
- a CDS encoding Hpt domain-containing protein yields the protein MAEIHLDPDVLSGLQEVMEGEYPKLLDTFLDDSQKRVEALRKARDDAKALGRIAHSFKGSSGNLGAVRLAELCRRLEDGSAQLTRVDLDELVDEIDQEFALVRPLYEHERQRFQL from the coding sequence GTGGCTGAGATTCATCTGGACCCCGATGTGTTGTCGGGTTTGCAGGAAGTGATGGAAGGCGAGTACCCGAAACTGCTGGATACCTTCCTTGACGATTCGCAGAAGCGTGTCGAAGCGTTGCGCAAGGCTCGCGACGATGCCAAGGCGCTGGGACGGATCGCGCATAGCTTCAAGGGCAGCAGCGGTAACCTGGGGGCGGTGCGGTTGGCAGAACTTTGCCGCCGGCTCGAAGACGGCTCTGCGCAACTGACACGCGTGGACCTGGATGAACTGGTAGACGAAATCGACCAGGAGTTCGCGCTGGTTCGGCCTTTGTACGAACACGAGCGTCAGCGTTTTCAGCTGTGA
- a CDS encoding fused response regulator/phosphatase — protein sequence MSSLAPVLEPLTILIAEDSAADLLLLSTIIRRQGHQVLTATNGAQAVELFTRERPQLVLMDALMPVMDGFEAARRIKQLAGEALVPIIFLTSLRESEALAQCLDAGGDDFLPKPYNQLILAAKINAMDRLRRLQATVLQQRDQIARHHDYLLHEQRAAKAVFDKVAHSGCINAAPNIRYLQSPYALFNGDLLLAAYTPSGDMHVLLGDFTGHGLPAAVGAMPLAEVFYGMTAKGYGLAQTLREMNAKLKRILPVDMFCCATLLCLSAQRRVVEVWNGGMPEGYVHEVATGKRTPLVSRHLPLGVLSAQAFDDGTEVWPMALGDRVFLLSDGVLDTADANDQLFGAERLQQVFAANREPDRLFEDIERALAAFRGQARDDVSMVEITLQAGQPLRAAEPVYADSGQSCPLDWSVSFEFRAQTLKSYNPLPYLLQLLLEIHGLRGQSGALYSVMAELYSNALEHGVLELDSRLKRDAQGFADYYRQRNERLGQLNSGYVRVHVQVVPTATGGKMTLRIEDSGPGFDVEQVLARPMDVDRLSGRGLSLVRQLSSDVRWSDGGRSVCVEFCWGALA from the coding sequence TTGAGCAGCCTGGCCCCGGTCCTTGAACCGCTGACCATCCTGATCGCCGAAGACAGCGCTGCCGATTTGCTGTTGCTGTCGACCATCATTCGGCGTCAGGGGCATCAAGTACTCACCGCCACCAACGGCGCGCAAGCGGTCGAGCTGTTTACCCGCGAGCGTCCGCAACTGGTGTTGATGGACGCGTTGATGCCGGTGATGGACGGCTTTGAAGCCGCGCGGCGCATCAAGCAGCTTGCCGGTGAGGCGCTGGTTCCGATCATCTTCCTGACCTCGCTGCGCGAAAGCGAGGCGCTGGCCCAGTGCCTGGACGCGGGCGGCGATGACTTCCTGCCCAAGCCCTACAACCAGTTGATCCTGGCGGCGAAAATCAACGCCATGGACCGCCTGCGCCGGCTGCAGGCCACGGTCTTGCAGCAGCGTGACCAGATCGCCAGGCACCACGACTACCTGCTGCACGAGCAGCGCGCGGCCAAGGCGGTGTTCGATAAGGTGGCGCATTCGGGCTGCATCAATGCGGCGCCGAACATTCGTTACCTGCAATCGCCCTACGCCCTGTTCAATGGCGACCTGCTGCTGGCGGCGTACACACCCTCCGGCGACATGCATGTTTTGCTCGGCGACTTCACCGGCCATGGCCTGCCGGCCGCCGTGGGGGCCATGCCCCTGGCGGAAGTGTTCTACGGCATGACCGCCAAGGGTTACGGCCTGGCGCAGACCCTGCGCGAGATGAACGCCAAGCTCAAACGCATCCTGCCGGTGGACATGTTCTGCTGCGCCACGCTGCTGTGCCTGAGCGCCCAGCGGCGCGTGGTGGAGGTGTGGAACGGCGGGATGCCCGAGGGCTATGTGCATGAAGTCGCCACGGGCAAGCGCACGCCGCTGGTGTCGCGGCACCTGCCACTGGGTGTGTTGTCGGCTCAGGCGTTCGATGACGGCACCGAGGTCTGGCCCATGGCGCTGGGCGACCGAGTGTTTTTGCTCTCCGACGGCGTGCTCGACACGGCTGACGCCAATGACCAGCTGTTTGGCGCCGAGCGCTTGCAGCAGGTGTTCGCGGCCAACCGCGAGCCCGACCGGCTATTCGAAGACATCGAGCGGGCGCTGGCGGCGTTTCGCGGCCAGGCGCGCGATGACGTCAGTATGGTGGAAATCACCTTGCAGGCTGGCCAGCCGTTGCGCGCGGCCGAGCCCGTCTACGCCGACAGCGGGCAGTCGTGCCCGCTGGATTGGTCGGTGAGTTTCGAATTCCGTGCGCAGACCCTCAAAAGCTACAACCCGCTGCCGTATCTGCTGCAGTTGCTGCTGGAGATTCATGGTCTGCGCGGGCAGAGCGGGGCGCTTTACAGTGTGATGGCCGAGTTGTATTCGAACGCGCTGGAGCATGGTGTGCTGGAGTTGGATTCGCGCCTCAAGCGGGATGCCCAGGGTTTCGCCGACTATTACCGCCAGCGCAATGAGCGGCTGGGGCAGTTGAACAGCGGTTACGTGCGGGTGCATGTGCAGGTGGTGCCGACCGCCACGGGCGGCAAAATGACGCTGCGCATTGAGGACAGCGGTCCGGGGTTTGACGTGGAACAGGTGCTGGCGCGGCCGATGGATGTTGACCGTCTGTCTGGCCGCGGCTTGAGCCTGGTGCGCCAGTTGAGCAGCGATGTACGCTGGTCCGATGGCGGGCGCAGTGTGTGCGTGGAGTTTTGCTGGGGGGCTCTGGCATAA
- a CDS encoding STAS domain-containing protein produces MSVVSEVSLDGKKLTITVKGRFDFGSHQAFRDAYERFYKVPEVYVVDLKDTTYMDSSALGMLLLLRDHAGGDNAEVQVINSNSDVRKILAISNFDKLFDLS; encoded by the coding sequence ATGTCAGTCGTGTCAGAAGTGTCCCTGGATGGGAAAAAATTGACGATTACCGTCAAAGGGCGATTCGATTTCGGTAGCCACCAGGCCTTTCGTGATGCCTACGAGCGGTTCTACAAGGTGCCCGAGGTCTACGTGGTGGACCTCAAAGACACCACCTACATGGACAGCTCGGCCCTGGGCATGTTGCTGCTGTTGCGTGACCATGCCGGTGGCGACAATGCCGAAGTTCAGGTGATCAACAGCAACTCCGATGTGCGCAAGATCCTCGCCATTTCCAACTTTGACAAACTGTTCGATCTCAGTTGA
- the fliJ gene encoding flagellar export protein FliJ, with the protein MASTRSSRLAPVVDMAEKAEKTAAQRLGYFQGQVRLAESKLGDLERFRSEYQQQWIERGSKGVSGQWLMGYQGFLNQLETAVGQQRQSLAWHQNNLDKAREAWQAAFARVEGLRKLVQRYIDEARAIEDKREQKLLDELSQRLPRQSQY; encoded by the coding sequence ATGGCCAGCACCCGTTCCTCGCGCCTGGCCCCAGTGGTGGACATGGCGGAGAAGGCCGAAAAAACCGCGGCGCAACGCCTGGGCTACTTTCAGGGGCAGGTGCGCCTGGCGGAAAGCAAACTCGGCGACCTGGAGCGCTTTCGCAGCGAATACCAGCAGCAATGGATCGAGCGCGGCAGCAAGGGCGTTTCCGGCCAATGGCTGATGGGTTACCAGGGCTTTCTCAACCAGCTGGAAACCGCCGTAGGCCAACAGCGCCAGAGCCTGGCCTGGCACCAGAACAACCTCGATAAAGCCCGCGAGGCGTGGCAGGCGGCGTTTGCCCGGGTCGAAGGTTTGCGCAAACTGGTGCAGCGATACATCGATGAAGCACGGGCGATTGAAGACAAGCGCGAGCAAAAGCTGCTCGACGAGCTGTCACAGCGACTACCGCGCCAATCACAGTACTAA